In Anaerococcus prevotii DSM 20548, the following are encoded in one genomic region:
- a CDS encoding ABC transporter permease, producing the protein MNIYLQELKRFLSKKSVRVFLVVGLFFTFLISFITYRSVQYDDISSGDTITYFGKEAIDHFNEDDKASEGYLTEEKMTKIVKFYNKTLDNENVDSRENLSEDAKKNISKFDPILRVITYPYTITTSGSLLDVNELDTEKDLNFYQSCYDALERDIKQKYDNDKITEFALEKYKEVNKPFYYGGYFSEDILFFVNIFITVLSLICILISSQCIVEDKENYLDSIFRTTRNGRNKYICSKILALASIISLYLIINISIYYGTIKYLYTNGLDSSFQMLLFNQLSISNLTIGKVILSVFLLSILFTIASSMMSIFVAINSKVSMISSAISSALFFIPSLLYGKTLFKSIFYFLPSMGLGTAENSLIEQYQKFEFVKLPGKILWIPKFLVIMALINIALYLLLSIKSYNKIEQ; encoded by the coding sequence ATGAACATATATTTACAGGAACTAAAAAGATTTTTATCTAAAAAATCAGTAAGAGTTTTTTTGGTCGTGGGTTTATTTTTTACTTTTTTGATATCATTTATTACTTATAGAAGTGTACAATATGATGATATAAGTTCTGGTGATACAATTACCTATTTTGGAAAAGAGGCTATAGATCATTTTAATGAGGATGATAAAGCCTCTGAAGGTTATTTGACAGAAGAAAAAATGACAAAAATAGTAAAATTTTATAATAAAACATTAGATAATGAAAATGTAGACAGTAGAGAAAACTTATCAGAGGATGCTAAAAAAAATATATCGAAATTTGATCCTATATTAAGAGTAATAACATACCCATATACAATTACAACATCTGGAAGTTTACTTGATGTAAACGAACTTGATACAGAAAAAGATTTAAATTTTTATCAAAGTTGTTATGATGCATTGGAAAGGGACATAAAACAGAAATATGACAATGACAAGATAACAGAATTTGCTCTAGAAAAATATAAAGAGGTAAATAAACCATTTTATTATGGAGGATATTTTAGTGAAGATATACTATTTTTCGTAAATATTTTTATAACGGTATTATCACTAATTTGTATATTGATTTCATCACAATGCATTGTTGAAGATAAAGAAAATTACCTAGATTCAATTTTTAGAACAACTAGAAATGGAAGAAATAAATATATTTGCAGCAAGATACTTGCCTTAGCAAGTATTATATCGTTATATTTGATTATAAATATATCAATTTATTATGGAACTATTAAATATCTTTATACTAATGGTTTAGATTCATCTTTTCAAATGTTACTATTTAATCAACTGTCAATATCTAATTTAACTATAGGTAAAGTTATATTAAGTGTATTTTTGTTAAGTATATTATTTACTATTGCAAGTTCAATGATGTCAATATTTGTCGCTATAAATTCAAAAGTTTCTATGATTTCATCAGCCATATCGAGTGCTTTATTTTTTATTCCATCATTATTGTATGGAAAAACTTTGTTTAAATCAATATTTTATTTTTTGCCGTCTATGGGATTAGGTACTGCAGAAAATAGCTTAATTGAACAGTATCAAAAATTTGAATTTGTTAAGTTGCCAGGTAAAATTTTATGGATTCCAAAGTTTCTAGTAATAATGGCTTTAATTAATATTGCTCTGTATTTATTGCTAAGTATAAAATCATATAACAAAATAGAGCAATAA
- a CDS encoding Apre_1838 family putative sactipeptide bacteriocin, which translates to MKFINPLGRHPGSGAQPQACMCSTGFAGYRGNNDSCIHCGCGCDSKGQYRTGNRFRSVTTPRASY; encoded by the coding sequence ATGAAATTTATAAATCCTTTAGGAAGACATCCAGGTAGTGGAGCTCAACCACAAGCATGCATGTGTTCAACAGGCTTTGCTGGTTATCGCGGAAACAATGATAGTTGTATTCATTGTGGCTGCGGTTGTGATAGTAAAGGACAATATAGGACTGGTAACAGATTTCGTTCTGTGACAACTCCTAGAGCATCATATTAA
- a CDS encoding VanZ family protein — protein sequence MKLKNQYISVGMKVLTVYYIIWLIFIVVFKMTFSINNLLIERQINLLPFYYDNTVNIKVIFDEMVSNILIFLPLGIMIRSILFRKNNLKSILFVFFFSLAIEFLQYALSIGIFDITDIINNTLGGVLGVGIYNLALKKFKSKFKVDKFIFWIAFISAIFISLVLIVFLKYNGI from the coding sequence ATGAAATTGAAAAATCAATATATTTCAGTTGGGATGAAAGTGCTAACTGTATACTATATAATTTGGTTAATCTTTATTGTAGTATTTAAAATGACATTTTCAATCAATAATTTATTGATTGAGCGACAAATAAATTTACTACCATTTTATTATGACAATACAGTTAATATTAAAGTTATTTTTGATGAGATGGTATCAAATATACTCATTTTTTTACCTTTGGGAATTATGATTAGATCAATTTTATTTCGTAAAAACAATTTAAAAAGTATTCTTTTTGTATTTTTCTTTAGTTTAGCTATAGAGTTTTTACAGTACGCATTGTCAATTGGAATATTTGATATAACTGATATAATTAATAATACATTAGGCGGTGTATTGGGCGTGGGAATATATAATTTAGCTTTAAAAAAATTTAAATCTAAGTTTAAAGTAGATAAATTTATTTTTTGGATAGCTTTTATTAGTGCTATTTTTATAAGTTTAGTATTAATTGTTTTTTTAAAATATAATGGTATTTAA
- a CDS encoding ABC transporter ATP-binding protein yields the protein MGKDKINHLECIKIAFKMIYETDKKSFAIIIILSIASGIFPFLVLRLGQTIVNIIQVHSIKFDIIIRLIYIYLSLQFISIIVDNIKNYYLQRLSNEVIYSSMSKVMGKCADLPLKKLEDNKTYDILNRIEQDATLKPYEILMAVIGLFSSLTQTIIAIYVLIKWNYYLVLLLFVVTIVSVFGEIRIGKLEFNIRNRRSNLERKSWYYSFLLTHDIAFKEIKTFRLKNYFLNKYTEITDTIINQNNSIEKLKAILIIVINFIQILINIYIFKELAFKTYNGDFLIGTAMMYINTIAIFQGSLNETGTSVYNIINSNLYINLLKEFLEFKTDDLKEETKTILRSIKDINVISLSNINFSYDDNSLALQDISLKIKKGESIAIIGENGSGKSTLLKILAGLYSPDSGVFLINGMKFDDIEIESYRTQISSLFQDYLKYEGTIKENIILGQIDRNEDDFSILTALNSADAKFLKNDGKYNINKVVGNWFENGQELSGGQWQKIAIARTMYRKSSLLLFDEPSSSLDIISEKIIFDNILNNLNDKIIIYITHRIRCAMNSDRIIVMDNGKIVGDGSHDDLIENCNRYKLMYNKEFK from the coding sequence ATGGGTAAGGATAAAATAAATCATCTTGAATGTATAAAAATAGCATTCAAGATGATTTATGAAACAGATAAAAAGTCTTTTGCGATCATTATTATATTGTCAATTGCAAGTGGTATTTTTCCTTTTTTAGTACTTAGATTAGGACAGACAATAGTTAATATAATTCAAGTTCATTCTATTAAATTTGATATCATTATAAGGCTTATATATATATATTTATCTTTACAATTTATATCTATAATAGTAGATAATATTAAAAATTACTATTTACAAAGATTGAGTAATGAAGTTATTTATTCTTCCATGAGCAAAGTAATGGGAAAATGTGCTGATTTACCTTTAAAAAAGCTTGAAGATAATAAAACTTATGATATTTTGAATAGAATAGAGCAGGATGCTACATTAAAGCCATATGAAATATTAATGGCGGTTATAGGTTTATTTTCTAGTTTGACACAGACTATTATAGCCATATATGTATTAATTAAATGGAATTATTATCTGGTTCTTCTTTTGTTTGTAGTTACCATTGTATCAGTATTTGGAGAAATAAGAATAGGTAAATTAGAGTTTAATATTAGAAATAGAAGGAGTAATTTAGAGAGGAAAAGTTGGTATTATTCTTTTTTATTAACCCATGATATTGCTTTTAAGGAGATCAAAACTTTTAGGTTGAAAAATTATTTTCTTAATAAGTATACAGAAATAACAGATACTATTATTAATCAAAATAATAGCATTGAAAAATTGAAAGCTATATTAATAATTGTTATAAATTTTATTCAAATTCTTATTAATATATATATATTTAAAGAACTTGCATTTAAAACGTATAATGGAGACTTTTTAATTGGAACAGCTATGATGTATATAAACACAATTGCTATATTTCAAGGTTCTCTTAATGAAACAGGAACTAGTGTATACAATATTATTAATTCAAATTTATATATAAATTTACTTAAAGAGTTTCTTGAATTTAAAACTGACGATTTAAAAGAAGAGACAAAAACTATACTAAGATCAATAAAAGACATTAATGTAATATCGTTATCTAATATAAACTTTTCTTATGATGATAATAGTTTAGCTCTGCAAGACATTTCTTTAAAGATAAAAAAAGGAGAATCCATTGCAATAATTGGGGAAAATGGTTCAGGAAAAAGTACACTTCTAAAAATTTTAGCTGGATTGTATAGTCCAGATTCAGGTGTGTTTTTAATTAATGGGATGAAATTTGATGATATTGAAATAGAATCTTATAGAACACAGATTAGTTCATTATTTCAAGATTATTTGAAATATGAGGGGACAATAAAAGAGAATATTATATTAGGGCAAATTGATAGAAATGAAGACGACTTTTCGATTCTAACAGCATTAAATAGTGCTGATGCAAAATTTTTAAAAAATGATGGTAAATATAATATTAATAAAGTAGTAGGTAATTGGTTTGAAAATGGGCAGGAACTTTCAGGCGGACAATGGCAAAAAATTGCAATAGCACGAACTATGTATAGAAAATCAAGTCTATTGTTATTTGATGAGCCAAGCTCGTCATTAGACATAATTTCTGAAAAAATCATATTTGATAATATTTTAAATAATTTGAATGATAAGATTATTATATATATCACCCATAGGATAAGATGTGCGATGAATTCTGATAGAATTATTGTGATGGATAATGGAAAAATAGTAGGTGATGGGAGTCACGATGATTTAATTGAAAACTGTAATAGATATAAGTTAATGTATAATAAGGAATTTAAGTGA